The Aeoliella mucimassa genome includes the window GCCAGGCTCGACGGTCGGCGCAGCGGTCGCAGCGAGCGAAATACCAGTGCGTTCGGCAAGCATCTCAAGCACTTCGCGGAACTCGAGATTCTCGAGCCGCATGAGGAAGCTGAAGATGTCGCCACCGATGTCGCAGACCCAGCACTTGTAGGTTTGCCGCTCGGGATTGATCTGCAAACTAGGGCGACTGTCGTCGTGCCAGGGACAGTGAGCGACGTAGATGCGGCCTTGCCGGCGGAGTTGCAGATAGTTGCTGGCAAGATCGACAATGTCGACCGCCTGGCGGATCTGCTCCTTCGTGTCGTGCGAGGCTCCAAAATCCATGGGTGGCAAAGTCCGTTTGGCTCAACAAAAGTCCTGGTGGTAACGAGCCCTCAGTATAGTGTTTGGATGGCGTTTGGAAACGCACCGCCAAACCCGCGAAAAAGCAGCCCTGCGGAAGTGCGTAGCGACGATGCATAGCTCCTCGGCCTTAGAAAACCATCAAGCGCAGCACGACTTCGGGAACAAACACCGGAGCAGATCAGAAGAAAAGCGAGTTACTGCGTGAGCCGTTCGAGACGGGGGGCTGCGCCGACCGTGACTTCGAGATCAACGTCGGTCGGGACGCCTTGCACGATGCGGCGCACCAGCATCTGGGCCTTCGAGCCGACCGGAGTGTCGGCAATCGCCTGGGTGAGCAGGAACGGATCGCTGGCGTTGTGCTCGTTCCATTTGAGAATCACGTCGCCTGCTCGCAGCCCTGCCCGCTCGGCAGGAGTGAGCGACGACACCTTGGCGGCCAACACCCCTTCGCCTGGCTTGAGGTCGTAGTGCCGGCGACGCAGGTCGGTAAGCATGTGCGGCTCGACCCCCAGGTACCCCCGCTCAATCCAGCCATCTTCTTTGAGCTTCAGGTAGGTCTCGCGGGCCAATTGGCTGGGAATCGAAAGGCTAACGCCTTGATACACCTGACCAACAATCGCGGTGTTAATACCGACCACCCGGCCATCGAGATCGACCAACGGTCCACCGCTGTTACCAGGGTTAATGGCCACGTCGGTCTGCAGGAACTCCTGGAAGGGGTTCGACTGAATGCCAGTCATGCTGCGACGCTGCTTGGCACTCACGATGCCGAAGGTCACCGTGTGGTCGAGCCCAAAGGGACTGCCGACCGCCCACACCAGGTCGCCGACTTCGAGCGAATCGCTCTCGCCCCACTCGGCGGCGATCAGGTCGGGTTGATTGACTTTAATCAGTGCCAGATCGATACGTTTGTCGCCGCCAACGACAATCGGTTCGTAATCGACTCGGCCGTCGGCCAGAATCACATGCAGCCCCGTGGCCCCTTCGACCACGTGGTAATTGGTGATGATGTAGCCTTCGTTATCGACGACTACTCCGGAGCCTTGGCCTTCGTTGCCTTGCATATCGGCCCGATGGATGCTCACCACGCTGGGCGAAACCCGTTTGGCGACTAGCCGCGAAGCGAGCGACAGGTCGTTGAGCTTCGCGCTCACCTTGGTGAGCTGATTGGTGGCAACTTCCACCTCGGCCTGCATGCGGGCCTTGGTGTTTGCGTACTGGAAGCGTCCGAGCAGGAAGGGTCCCGCCAGCACGACCACCAGTACCACTAACAGCACCAGCAGGAACGTTAAATTAGGATTGCTACCTTCAGCATTGGCTGGAGGCGCAGCGCTAGGATTTTGCTCGGGAAGAGACATCGCTATCAGCCTAGTAAGATGTTGGGCAGTGACATCAGACAGCTAGGCCTCATTATAACGACGAATCCGCCGTGTGGCGATTCATTCGTGAAAGAACCATGGTGAAAATACGAAACATGACATAAACCACTTTGTTTCGCCTCCATGGCATTCCGAAATTCATGGTCACTTTTGAGCGGAACGACCGCTCCACCCCGCCTTTTACGAGCTACGGTTGTCTGAAATCGGCCAGAAATCATCTGGCGCGACGCCATGCATTGGTTTGCCTTCCTTCTCCCAGCGTGAGACTTTTCGATGTCAAATTTAGAGGATTCCAACGCTGGCTTGCTCGAAACGCCGGCGACCGGTTCGCTCGACCCCGCTTACGAGGGGCCTCGCTGCAAGCGGTGCGAGTCGCCGATGGACGAAGAGCAGCCGGTTTGCTTTGAGTGTGGGTACCACACGACGCTCGGAATTACCGTTGAAATCGACCGCGAGTGGGAAGCCGCGGCCAATCCCGACTCGGCCCCTGCCCCGCAGCAGCAAGACACCTGGCAGGAGATCACGCAGTCGATCCCCAGCTGGGCGGCCACCCTGGCGGTGCCGAACGTGGTGATCATCGCCATGTCGCTCGCGGTGCGACTGTTGATCCCCCGCGAAAGCATCATCCTGGAATTCTGGGGAGTCTGGCAGCTGGCGATCGGCCTAATGGCCACGCTGGTACTGCATGTAACCTGCTTCATCATGACCGCTTCGACCGATAGCGACATTGGCATCTTCGACCTGCTCGTCAAGCCGCTCAAGCCCTGGTGGCGGACCTTCGCCCACCTGCCCGAGCGGCTTTGGCTGGCGATCGGCGGCACCTGCGGCGTGACGCTGGCGCTATCGGCCGTGCTGATCATCGGCGGCATTCAATGGGACCGCCTGTGGGACTGGGGCATCAAGGCCCCCGCGAAGCAGAGCCTGGTATCGGCCATCGCCGCTGCGGCAGCCAACGGCCCCGCGAACGACGATGGACTGGAACAAGCGGTCGGAGACTTTGCCGGCGGAGCCGCTGGCGGCATTACCGGCGACGAAGCATCCGGCAACGACGACGAGTTGGCCACCCCACGCTTGGATGCCGATTGCTTGATCGTCGGCTTTCAACTGAACGATCGAGAAGAGGTCGCCAAGCTGGTGCTCGCGACCGAACAGTATGGCAAGCTCACCTACGCTGGCAGTTTGACTCCCACGCTGGAACCCGACGAGAGTCGCAAACTTGCCAAGCGGTTGCAGAAGGCGATCACCAGTCAGCCGATTCTCAAGCTGTCGCAAACGGCCACTTGGGTCGAACCGCGATTCACTTGCCGAGTGAGCTACACCAAGCAGTCCGACAGCGGGCGGCTGATCAACGCCGAATGGAAAGAGCTGCTGCCCGAAATCAATATGCCCTGGTAACGCGTTTGCCAATTTTGGCGGCAATCCCCTCGCCCCCCTGCGAGCGGGTCTCTATGCTTAGGGCATGAGTAGCAAGCCACCGACCTTCAAGCCGAGCCGACGGCCCCGGTTCTTTCCCCCGCCCGAATCGGCCTCGCCCGAAGGCGCAGTGGTGATGGGGGGCGATTTGAACGCCGAGTTGCTGCTCGATGCATACAGCCATGGCATCTTTCCGTGGCCACACTCCGACGACGAACCACTGGTGTGGTGGTCGCTCGACCCGCGGGCGATCATCGAGTTCGACGACTTCCGCCCATCGCAGCGGGTGCTCCGCCGGCTTCGCTCCGGGCAGTTTCGCGCGTCGATCGATACCGACTTCGCTGGCGTGATGCATGGCTGCGCCGAAGGCCCTGGCCGCGAGGGGGGCACCTGGATCACTCCCAACATGATCCGCGGCTATACCCACCTGCACCATCTTGGCTTCGCCCATAGCGTCGAGATTCGCAATGCCGAAGGCCAGCTGGTCGGCGGCACCTACGGTGTGGCGATCGGCGGGCTGTTCGCTGCCGAGAGCATGTTCCACCTCGAGCGAGACGCCTCGACAGCCGCCCTGGCGTCGCTCATTGCGCACCTCAAGTCGCGGGGCTACGGGCTACTCGACGTGCAGCAATGGACTCCCCATACGGGACGGTTAGGCGCCAGCGAGATTCCCCGCCGGGAGTACCTGGAGCGGGTCGCGTTTGAAGTGTCCCGCAAAGTGTCGTTCGGCACTCGCATCGAAGGCGATCCGCAAACCCTGCGTTAGAGCAACAACGCTATGTGCTTCGTGCTGTACTACGAAGCTTGCTCGTGCGTCACCGCATCCACGGCGGCTTGCAGTTCGTCGATGCGATCGCGGCGCCACCA containing:
- a CDS encoding S1C family serine protease, coding for MSLPEQNPSAAPPANAEGSNPNLTFLLVLLVVLVVVLAGPFLLGRFQYANTKARMQAEVEVATNQLTKVSAKLNDLSLASRLVAKRVSPSVVSIHRADMQGNEGQGSGVVVDNEGYIITNYHVVEGATGLHVILADGRVDYEPIVVGGDKRIDLALIKVNQPDLIAAEWGESDSLEVGDLVWAVGSPFGLDHTVTFGIVSAKQRRSMTGIQSNPFQEFLQTDVAINPGNSGGPLVDLDGRVVGINTAIVGQVYQGVSLSIPSQLARETYLKLKEDGWIERGYLGVEPHMLTDLRRRHYDLKPGEGVLAAKVSSLTPAERAGLRAGDVILKWNEHNASDPFLLTQAIADTPVGSKAQMLVRRIVQGVPTDVDLEVTVGAAPRLERLTQ
- a CDS encoding ATP dependent DNA ligase, translating into MSNLEDSNAGLLETPATGSLDPAYEGPRCKRCESPMDEEQPVCFECGYHTTLGITVEIDREWEAAANPDSAPAPQQQDTWQEITQSIPSWAATLAVPNVVIIAMSLAVRLLIPRESIILEFWGVWQLAIGLMATLVLHVTCFIMTASTDSDIGIFDLLVKPLKPWWRTFAHLPERLWLAIGGTCGVTLALSAVLIIGGIQWDRLWDWGIKAPAKQSLVSAIAAAAANGPANDDGLEQAVGDFAGGAAGGITGDEASGNDDELATPRLDADCLIVGFQLNDREEVAKLVLATEQYGKLTYAGSLTPTLEPDESRKLAKRLQKAITSQPILKLSQTATWVEPRFTCRVSYTKQSDSGRLINAEWKELLPEINMPW
- the aat gene encoding leucyl/phenylalanyl-tRNA--protein transferase; this translates as MSSKPPTFKPSRRPRFFPPPESASPEGAVVMGGDLNAELLLDAYSHGIFPWPHSDDEPLVWWSLDPRAIIEFDDFRPSQRVLRRLRSGQFRASIDTDFAGVMHGCAEGPGREGGTWITPNMIRGYTHLHHLGFAHSVEIRNAEGQLVGGTYGVAIGGLFAAESMFHLERDASTAALASLIAHLKSRGYGLLDVQQWTPHTGRLGASEIPRREYLERVAFEVSRKVSFGTRIEGDPQTLR